GGCGAACGGCCCTCGCGTGCGTCGCTCGTGACCGGCGGCGCGCTGGCCGTGGCCCTGACCCTGACCTGGGCCGCCGCAGAACACGCGTCGGCCGGCATCCAGGTCCCGGCGGCGATGACGTCCTCGGTGCTCCACCTGTTGGCGATGGCGGCCTGGCTGGGCGGTCTGACGGCCCTGCTCACCCTGCTGCATCGCGCCTCCGTCCCCTCGTACGTGGTCACCCGCTTCTCCCGGACGGCCGGCCTCTCGGTCGTCGTCCTGGTGGTCACCGGCGTCTACCAGTCCTGGCGCGGCCTCGGCTCCACGTCCGCGCTGACGGACACCACGTACGGCCGGGTCCTGCTCGCGAAGCTCGCCGCGGTGACGGTCCTGCTGATGGCGGGGGCGTGGTCGCGACGGACGGTCCGCAACGCGACGTCGGCGAAGACGGCCAGTGCGGCCAGTACGGCAAAGACGGCCAGTGCGGCCAGTACGGCGACGACACCGGGGAACGTCACGGCCGGGGCTGCCGGGGCGACCGATGCTCTGGAGGCGACGGAGGCGACCGCGAAACGGGAGGCCCGGGTGCCGCAACCGGTGGGAGGTCGGACGGCCGCGGCGGACGGCGCCGAGGCGGACCGCGCCCCCCATCGGGCCGACGTCGACGGGGACGGGGACGGAGACCCGGACCGGCTTCAGGGCGACGGCGACACGGGAAGCCGTCCGACGGGCGAGGCTTCGACGGGCGACGGGCCGACGCAGCCCGCGCTCCCGGCGGACGAGCCGCCCTCTGCCGACTCCTCCGCCGGCTCCTCCGCCGGGGCGGCCCGTGTCTCCGTCGCCGCCCGCACTCCGGTCGACCCGCGCCGGTCGCTGCGCCGCTCCGTGCTGGTCGAGGTCGTCGTCGCGGTCGTCGTGCTCGTCCTGACGACCGTGCTCACCGGCACCCTGCCGGGCAGGGCGGCGGCCGAGGCGGCGGCGGCCGGGCAGGACGCCGGACTGCCCGTGGCCTCCGTGATCGACGTCCCCTTCTCCTTCGGCTCACCGGGCGTCAGCAGCGTCCGGGGCAAGGCGCAGGTCACCCTCGACCCGGGGCGGGTGGGCGACAACAACCTGCAGGCCGTGGTCTACGGTGCCGACGGCGGCTTCGTCACCGTGCCCGAACTGCGCATCTCCTTCACCCTCCCCGACCAGGACGTCGGCCCTCTCGACGCCAAGGTCACCGACAAGGGCGGCTACTGGGGCGCCGACGCCGTGAACCTGCCCATCCCCGGGAACTGGGAGATGAAGGTGACGGTGCGGGTGTCGGAGGTCGACCAGGTGAGCGTGACGAAGCCGGTCCGCATCGAGCGCTGAGGCCGCCGGCGCCGCCCCGGGGCGCACCTCGGGTCCGGCGTCAGCGCCCCGGCTCCGGAGTGGCGTGGCGGGCCGCCAGGGCGAGTTCCTCCTCCTCGAGACGGCGCGAGCAGCGCGCGTCGGGGTCGTACGCGACGGCCGTGCTGACGCAGGTGCAGAACACCCGCGCGTCACGGGTGACGCGGCTGGTGACCCGGAAGGACGAGCGGCGCAGGTCGCCGATGGTCGTGACGATGGTGACCGGCTCGGGCTCCAGCACGAGCGGCTCGGTGTAGTCGAGCTCGTGGCGCGCGTACACGAACCGCGGGCGGATCTCCTGCCCGGGCAGCCCGGGACGCAGGTAGAACAGGTCGATGTGGGCGTCCTGGATCATCTCGAGCAACCGCGCGTTGTTCACGTGCTGCATGGAGTCCAGGTCGCTCATGCGGACCTGACGGAGATACAGGTGCGGCCGACGGTCCGGCGCGTCGTGGGGCGGGCGTGCGGTGCTCGGGCGGCGGACGTCGGACGCCAGGGTGTGGATCAAGGGGTCGCTCCTCGGAACAGGGTCCCGGCCTCCCGGGCCGGCGTGTTGTCCCGGCGCCGCGGCTGCCGGGACGGCGGGCCCCGGTGAGGACCGAGGGCCTGCGGTGACTGCGGTCTACAGGGCCCGCTCGATCAGGTCGGCCGCGGCGCCCGCGCCTCCGGCCTCCGTGATCTCCCGGCGCATGGCGGCCACGCCCGCGCGGACGTCCCGGTCGGACGACACCCGCAGGACGGCCTCGCGCAGCGCCTCGGGCGTGACGGTCTCGCGCGGCAGGTGGACGCCGAGCCGGAGCTGTTCGATCCGGGCCGCGTTGACCCGCTGCTCGGCCATCTGCGGCACCGCCACCAGCGGCACGCCGTAGTGCAGCGCCTCCATCGTGCCGCCCATCCCGGCATGGGTGACGAAGGCGTCCGCGTGGGCGAGCACGGCCAGCTGGGGCACGTGCGGATGGACCTCGACGGTGTCGGGGAGCGGCCCCAGCTCGTCCGGCGCGACGGCGTGGCCGACGGACATCACCACGTGCCAGGGCAGCTCCGCGAAGGCCTGGACGCAGGACCGGTAGAAGTCGGGCCGCCGGGTGAACTGGGAGCCCAGCGACACCAGCAGGACCGGCAGATCCGGCCGCGGGGGCTGCCAGGAACCCTGGTAGGACCGGTCTCCGAGCGCCGGCCCGACATACGCGACATTGCGTGCCGCCACGGTGTCCGCCCTGCGCTGGAAGGCGCGGGGGAAGAACGCGACGGCGTGCTCCGGGTGCACGAGCTCGAGGATGCGCGCGCTGTCCACCCCGTGCTCCGCGAAGGCGGCCGTCAGCTTCCCGAAGCCCGGGATCTGGGGCAGCCCGGGCACGCCGAAGAACTCGGGGACGATGCCGTCGTAGGCCAGGTGGGTGGGGGACGCCACGACGACGGGCGTCTGCCGGCTCGCCCCCAGCAGCAGCCCGGCGAAGGCGTAGACGTCGCACAGCACCAGGTCAGGACGGTCCCGGTCGAAGGCCCGGGTCAGGGCGGGAAGGGAGGCCAGCGCCGTGTCGACGACCCGGTCGAACCCCTCGCCCATCTCCTCCGGCGCCTCCGAGCCGTCCCCCGCGTCCGGGTAGAGCACGGGCTCGGCGCCGGCCGCCTTCACCTGGTGCATGAACTCCTCGGTGACGGCGTAGGTGACCCGATGTCCCCGCCGTACGAGCTCCTCGACGACCCCCAGCGTCGGATTGACGTGCCCGTGCATCGGAACGTTGAACACGGCGATGTGCGCGGGATGCGGTTGAGGACCAGGCACGACAGACAACTCCTGTCCGGCGCGGGGCCGGGGCGGTGGGCTGGAACGGGGCGCCCGAGGGCGGACGCGGAGTCCCGATTAAAGGCGCTCCGACACGGTCCGCGTCCGCAAACCTGCTGCAGTGTCACCCCATCAGGGAGCCGTCACGGCGGTGCGTTGACACCCGCGGGCCGCACAGGACGTGACCGCCGCCCGGATCGGCCGTTGGAGGGACAGGACCTCGTCCTCCGATGGCCTGCCCCGCGCGGGGCAGGCCCCGCCAGGGACGCCCACGACAGGAGCAGTCTCATGCCCGGATCGCATCTGCCCTTGATGGAAGAGGGCATGGCCCGCTGGCCGTTCGGCCCGCCCAACGCCGGGATCGCCCTGGAATTCACGGGCGTCCCGCCCGAGCCGGACGAGCTGCGGGCACTGGTCGGCGACCGCTGGAAGGCGCTGCCCCGGCTCACCCAGACCCTGGTCGCCCCCGGCGGTCCCCGGACCGGCCTCGCCTGGTGGACCGGCCGGCATCGCTGGGCGCGACGGGACGGCCACGATCTGGGCCGGCAGGTCGACGAGGTGGACGGCACCCTGCGGGACGCCGTGCGGCTGTGGTTCCACACGCCGTTCCCCGCCGACCGGCCCCCGTGGAGCCTGCACCTGCTGCGGGGCTCCGCCGAGGGGGAGTTCTCCCTCCTCTTCCGGATGCACCACAGCCTGCTCGACGGCCGTTCGCTGACGACCCTGCTGCGGGCCCTGTTCGACGACGGCGGCCCACTGGACGGCGCCGCCTCCCTGGCGGTGCCGGGCCCCCGGCGACGGACGGTCCGGCCGGCCCCGGCCGCGGGGGGCCCGCCCGGGCTGCTCACCGCGGGACGCGCGGTCCCCCTGCCGCACCAGGGGGCGCGGGAGCCGGCCTACACGGTCGTGCGGCTGCGGGCCGACGTGCTGCGGGCCGCGCGGGAGGCCGCCTCCGCCCGCACGGCGACCACCAACGAGGTGTTCCTGGCGACGGTGTCGGGCGTCCTGCGCTCGTGCCTGTCCGCCGCGGAGGCCGCCCATCCGGCAGCCGGTGCGGTTCCCGACGGCGACCGGATCGGCGACTGGACCGGCCACGGCGACCGGGCTCGGGCGAAGGAGCGGGGGCGGGAGAGGAGCCGGGAGCCGGGGCAGGTCTGGCTGTCGGTCCCCGTCGACGAACGCCCCGACGACTGCGGTGAGTTCCTGGGCAACGCGTTCGCCAACGTCCGCGTGCCCGCGCCGGTGACGCTGTCCGACCCCGCGGCCCGGCTGGCCGCGTGCACCGGTCTGCTGACCCCCGTCACCCGGCCCCGGCGGACCTCCGAGAGACTTTTCGAGAGCACGCTCGCGGCGGTACCCGGGGCGACCATGGCCCTGGCCGGCGGGAAGATCTTCGCGCCCGCATACGCACCGGCCGCCTGTTCCTACGTCCACCTGCGCGAACAGGGCCAGACCCTGGCCGGACGACCCTTGCGCCGCCTGACCATCGTCCCCATGGTGCCGCCGGCCGACACGGCAACCTTCGCGCTGGGCGGCTGCACCCGGGGGCACACGCTGAGCGTCGCCACCAACTCGGGCAGCCAGGACGCCGAACTGCTGGCGGAGGCCTTCCTCGACGAGCTCACCCTCCTCGCCGAACGCACCCCCTGAGCACACACCGCGCCGGGCAGCCCCGGCGACGGCGGCGTACGAACGCCCTTCGTCCGTACGTCGGCGTCGTGGCCCCGGCAACCGCGTTGCGTCTCGGAAGACGCCGAGAGGTCAGGGCGTGTGGGTCTCCTGTTCTCGCTCCGAGAGGAAGTCATCGAGCAGCGGGAGCGTTCTGACCTGCGGTGCGGCTGTGGCGGGTGGGGCTCCTGAACGGTGCTGCACTGACGTGAATGCGGCCAGAACTGCAACCATCGTCGGCCTATTTGCCGCTCTCCGGGCCGTACCACTGGAGAGCCTGGCCGGTCACTGCCGCGATGCAGGCGAAGTCGTGGTCGCGGTGCAGGAGGGTGAGCCCTTGCAGCTCGGCCGTCGCGGCGACGACGAGATCCACCGCACCCGCACTGCGATGCTTTCCCTTTTTGGTGAGTGCTTCCTGGACCTGCCAGGCGCGGTCGTAGGCGCGGTCGTCGACGGGAACCCAACCGAAGATCATGCGCATGTCCTCGATGCCGCGCGCCCTGTCGGCGGCTGACCGGGCGCTGTGGAAGAACTCGAGCTCGGTGATCGCGCAGGTGGCGATGAGCCCGGCTGCTGCCGCCTGGTCCCAGCCGTATTGCTCCGCGTCCTCGCGCATGAACCGAGCGAGCGCGCTGGTGTCGATCAGGAACTGGGCCGCGTTCACCGGCGGTGTTCCCCTTGCTCTCGAACAACTCCAGATCGAATGCGCCGTCCCCGGCCGCGGCCCGCAGCCGAGCGAGAGCCAGGGCACGACGTCGACTCTCGATGCGTACCGTTCCCTCGGAGGTCTCGGCGACTGGGGCGTAACCCGCAGCACGGAGCGCGGCGAGAGTCGTCGCAGGTGGGCTGCCGCTGACCAGGACCGTCGGGGCGAGCTGCGATCCGGGCCGTCGTGGTCGCGGGTGGCAGCAGCCGCCGGGCCGTGTTGTCGAGCTCTTCGTCGGCGTGGGCCACCAGGTGGGCACCGAGTGGGGACAGCGCACCCCGTGCCGGCACGCCCAGCAGTTCGCCTTCGCGGATCACGGTGCTGAACGGTGCCGTGTCCTCGGGCGAGGCATCGTCGGCGAGCGGACGGTGCCAGGCCACGAGCGGCCCCAGCTCCGACCGCCATGGTCAAGGACGGCGCAGTTCCATGCCCCGCGGATGCCGCCAGAACAACGGGAGCCGAGGACAACGACGAAGGGCCCCACCTTGCGGTGGGGCCCTTCGACATCGTGCCCGGTGAGGCACTGGCGGAGGATACGAGATTCGAACTCGTGAGGGGTTGCCCCCAACACGCTTTCCAAGCGTGCGCCCTAGGCCACTAGGCGAATCCTCCGCGGCAAACAATACAAGACGTTGAGGAGTGCTCGCGAACTCGTTCCCCCCGCTCGGATCCTGTAGCCTGTGCGCAGCCCCTCACGCGGCGCTATCTGACTGAACTCCCCCAGGGCCGGAAGGCAGCAAGGGTAGGTCGGCTCTGGCGGGTGCGTGGGGGGCGCTCTCGTTTCCGGGGGCGGGCGGGGCCGCGTGGGCACTGGGCGTGGGTCCGATGTCAGCGGTCGCCTATAACCTCGTATGCGTGTCGTCTCTCGCGCTGTACCGCCGCTATCGCCCGGAGTCGTTCGCCGAGGTCATCGGGCAGGAGCATGTCACCGACCCGCTGCAGCAGGCGCTGCGGAACAACCGGGTCAATCACGCGTACCTGTTCAGCGGGCCGCGTGGGTGCGGGAAGACCACCAGCGCGCGGATCCTGGCCAGGTGTCTGAACTGCGAGCAGGGGCCCACGCCGACCCCGTGCGGGGAGTGCGAGTCGTGCAAGGACCTGGCGAGGAACGGGCCGGGATCCATCGACGTCATCGAGATCGACGCCGCTTCGCACGGAGGTGTGGACGACGCGCGTGACCTGCGGGAAAAGGCCTTCTTCGGGCCGGCCCGCAGCCGCTACAAGATCTACATCATCGACGAGGCCCACATGGTCACGTCGGCCGGCTTCAACGCGCTTCTCAAGGTCGTCGAGGAGCCGCCGGAGCACCTGAAGTTCATCTTCGCCACCACCGAGCCCGAGAAGGTCATCGGGACCATCCGGTCCCGTACGCATCACTATCCGTTCCGGCTCGTCCCGCCGGGGACCCTGCGGGAATACCTCGGCGAGGTGTGCGGACAGGAGGGCATTCCCGTCGAGGACGGCGTGCTGCCGCTCGTCGTGCGCTCCGGCGCCGGGTCGGTGCGTGACTCCATGTCCGTCATGGACCAGCTGCTCGCCGGCGCCGACGAGGCCGGTGTGACGTATGCCATGGCCACCTCCCTCCTCGGGTACACGGAGAGCTCGCTGCTCGACTCCGTCGTCGAGGCCTTCGCCACCGGCGACGGGGCCGCCGCCTTCGAGGTCGTGGACCGGATCATCGAGGGGGGCAACGATCCTCGGCGGTTCGTCGCCGACCTGCTGGAGCGGTTGCGGGACCTCGTCATCCTCGCCGCGGTCCCGGACGCGGCGGAGAAGGGCCTGATCGACGCCCCGGTCGACGTCATCGAGCGCATGCAGGCACAGGCCGGCGTCTTCGGCGCCGCCGAGCTGAGCCGGGCCGCCGACCTCGTCAACGAAGGCCTCACGGAGATGCGCGGCGCCACCTCGCCCCGTCTTCAGCTGGAGCTGATCTGCGCGCGCGTGATGCTGCCCGCCGCCTATGGGGACGAACGATCGGTGATGGCCCGCCTCGACCGCATCGAGCGCGGGGTGCAGGCGGCGGCGCAGGGCGCACCCGTCATGCAGGGCGCACCCGCCGTGCAGACGGCGCCGATGACGACGATGGCGTCCACGACACCGGCCATGGGATACGTGCCGGGGCCGGAGGTGCACGGTGGCGGGGCCGCGGCGGCCCGTGCGGCCGTCCGCGGCCAGGGGCAGGCGCCGGGACAGCCGCAGGGCCCGGGACAGGGACAGTCGCAGGGGGCTGGGCAGGGGGCCGGCGCTCATGTGCCGGCGCCCGTTCAGGCCGCCCCGCCCGCGCCGTCTGCCACATCCGCCGCCGTCCAGCCTGCTGCTCCGCCGCCGGTTCCGGAGGCGGCCGCGCCGCCCGTGGAGGAGGCCCCCGTCCAGCCCGCCCCCGGCGCCTGGCCGACCGCCACCGCGGCGGGCAGCGGGCGTCGGCCCGGTGGCTGGCCCACGGCCACGCCCGCAGGGGGCGGCGGTCGTCCTCCGGCTCCCCCGGCCGCGCCCGCCCCGGCCGCCGCGCAGGGCGTGCCGGCCGCGCCGGCCGCCGCGCCCGCCGGGCACGTGCCGCCCGTCGGCGGTCCGGATCCCCGGATGCTCTGGCCGAACATCCTGGACGCGGTCAAGAACCGCCGCCGGTTCACCTGGATCCTGCTCAGCCAGAACGCGCACGTCGCCGGGTTCGACGGCACGACGCTGCAGGTCGGCTTCGTCAGCGCCGGCGCCCGGGACAACTTCGCGAGCAGCGGCAGTGAGGACGTCCTGCGGCAGGCGCTGTCCGAGCAGTTCAACGTGCAGTGGAAGATCGATGCGGTCGTCGACCCGTCCGGCGGTTCGGCGCCCCCGGCCGCCGGAGGGTTCGGCGGAGGGTTCGGCGGAGGCGGCGCCGCCGCCGGAGGCGCCCCGGGTGGGTACGGCGGGCCCGGCGGGCCCGGCGGCTCCGGCGGTCCGGGCGGCTACGGCGGTGGCGGTTCGACAGGGCCGTCGGCGATGGCGTCGGCCGCGTCGCCGGCGCCGGCCGCGTCCGCAGGTCCCGCTCGCCAGGCGTCCTCTCCCGGGCCGGCGGGCCCCGCGGCCGACGCCTCCAGACCCGCGCCGTCCCGCCCGGCCGTCCACGAACCGGTGGCCCCCGAGGACGACACCCCGGAGGACGACGACCCCGACCTCAACGAGTCGGCCCTCTCCGGTTACGAACTGATCGTGCGCGAACTGGGCGCGACGGTGGTGGAGGAGTTCACCAACGAGTAGCGGGCTCCTGGAGGAACGCACGAGCCCGGACGCCCCCGCCCTTCGGAAGCCCGCACAAAGCGTCGCGTGCTCCGCCCGTTAGGCTGAGCCCCGTGAACGTCCTCGTCATCGGCAGCGGCGCCCGCGAACACGCCCTGTGCCGCTCACTGTCCCTCGACCCCGCCGTCACCGCGCTGTACTGCGCGCCCGGCAACGCCGGCATCGCCGAGGTCGCCGAGCTGCACCAGGTCGACGCCCTGGACGGCGAGGCCGTGTCGGCGCTGGCCGTCGAGCTGGGCGCCGAACTGGTCGTCGTCGGCCCGGAGGCGCCGCTGGTCGCCGGCGTGGCCGACGCCGTGCGCGAGGCCGGCATCCCGGTCTTCGGCCCCTCGAAGGAGGCCGCGCAGCTGGAGGGCTCCAAGGCGTTCGCCAAGGACGTGATGGCGGCGGCCGGCGTGCCGACCGCCCGCTCCTACGTCTGCACCACCCCGGAGGAGGCGGCCGAGGCGCTCGACGCGTTCGGCCCGCCGTACGTCGTCAAGGACGACGGTCTGGCCGCCGGCAAGGGCGTCGTCGTCACCGGTGACCTGGAGGTCGCCTCGGCGCACGCGGCCGCCTGCGACCGCGTCGTCATCGAGGAGTTCCTGGACGGCCCGGAGGTCTCCCTCTTCGCGATCACCGACGGTGTGAGCGTGGTCCCGCTCCAGCCCGCCCAGGACTTCAAGCGCGCGCTCGACGGCGACGAGGGCCCCAACACGGGCGGCATGGGCGCGTACTCGCCCCTGCCCTGGGCCGATCCGAAGCTGGTCGAGGAGGTCCTGGAGACCGTTCTGCAGCCGACCGTGGACGAGATGCGCCGCCGTGGCACCCCGTTCTCCGGGCTGCTCTACGCGGGTCTGGCGATCACCGGCCGCGGCGTCCGGGTCATCGAGTTCAACGCCCGCTTCGGCGACCCCGAGACGCAGGTCGTCCTGGCCCGTCTGAGGACGCCGCTGGCCGGCGTCCTGAAGGCCGCCGCCACCGGCGACCTCGCCGACCTGCCGGCCCTGCGCTGGAGCGACGACGCGGCCGTCACCGTCGTCATCGCCTCGCACAACTACCCGGACGCCCCGCGCACCGGCGACCCCATCACCGGCCTCGCCGAGGTGGCCGCCGAGGACGCCCCGCACGCGTACGTGCTGCACGCCGGCACGAAGCAGGACGGCGACGCGGTCGTCAGCGCCGGCGGACGCGTGCTGTCCGTCACCGCGTCCGGCGCCGATCTCGGTGAGGCGCGCGAGCGCGCGTACCGGGCGGTCGCGCGCATCGGGCTCGACGGTTCCCAGCACCGTACGGACATCGCCGCGAGGGTGGCGGGCGCGTAACGCCCCGCTCGGGCCCGCCCGACGCGTCCTGCGCCTCCTGCGCCTCCTACGCGTCCCACCAGGCGACTTCCCGACGGAATCCAGGCCCCGGGCCGCCACGGGACCCCTCACCGAGGGGCCGTGGAACCCGGGGCCTGATCGTTGCCCTGCGTCATACACCTTTCCCCAAAGCCATTCCATCGAGTGAGCGCTGCGCTATCCGGCTGACGGGGGCCGGAGCGCCAACTAGGGTGCGGCGCAAGCGTCCCGGTCGTCGTTCCGGCACTTGGCCCACCGGCATTGCGATGTCGGTGGGCGGTGCCACAGTGGGGGAGTGAGCACTGCGAAGACAACCGGGGGACACAGGACTGCAGGGAGGGGGTGAGCTCCGGTCATGACCGGTATGGGTGTGGAGTTGGGTGCGCAGGCGGCGCGCGCCCGGGCACTGGCCGTGCTGCGCATCCGCAGCCGCGCCCTCGCCCTGGCGCTGTTGCCCGCGGCCGCCGCCGTGATCCTGCTCGTGGGCGGCACCACCGGACATCTCGTGGGCGCGGGCTGGGACGCCGCGCGCTGGGCGGTGTCCGTCGTCGCGCTC
The window above is part of the Streptomyces sp. NBC_00425 genome. Proteins encoded here:
- a CDS encoding copper resistance CopC/CopD family protein, translating into MLLGAVLLLLGLGGGPASAHAALRGADPVDGSVVKTSPGSITLTFTESVGLLDDSFRVFDPDNRRVETGRAGHADGRTDTARVTLPRKLGTGTFTVSWRVVSADSHPIAGAFTFSVGKPSAVPPALPSTSVEDPATSGLFNIGRYLAYIAAALLIGTGVFVAVCGPPDVRPLRRLLLAGWWALAGSTVFLLLLRAPYETGAGPVQALDLSGLTRTLGTRPGLALVARLVLLAAVAALLLRQRALPQGERPSRASLVTGGALAVALTLTWAAAEHASAGIQVPAAMTSSVLHLLAMAAWLGGLTALLTLLHRASVPSYVVTRFSRTAGLSVVVLVVTGVYQSWRGLGSTSALTDTTYGRVLLAKLAAVTVLLMAGAWSRRTVRNATSAKTASAASTAKTASAASTATTPGNVTAGAAGATDALEATEATAKREARVPQPVGGRTAAADGAEADRAPHRADVDGDGDGDPDRLQGDGDTGSRPTGEASTGDGPTQPALPADEPPSADSSAGSSAGAARVSVAARTPVDPRRSLRRSVLVEVVVAVVVLVLTTVLTGTLPGRAAAEAAAAGQDAGLPVASVIDVPFSFGSPGVSSVRGKAQVTLDPGRVGDNNLQAVVYGADGGFVTVPELRISFTLPDQDVGPLDAKVTDKGGYWGADAVNLPIPGNWEMKVTVRVSEVDQVSVTKPVRIER
- a CDS encoding acyl-CoA thioesterase — translated: MIHTLASDVRRPSTARPPHDAPDRRPHLYLRQVRMSDLDSMQHVNNARLLEMIQDAHIDLFYLRPGLPGQEIRPRFVYARHELDYTEPLVLEPEPVTIVTTIGDLRRSSFRVTSRVTRDARVFCTCVSTAVAYDPDARCSRRLEEEELALAARHATPEPGR
- a CDS encoding macrolide family glycosyltransferase, whose protein sequence is MPGPQPHPAHIAVFNVPMHGHVNPTLGVVEELVRRGHRVTYAVTEEFMHQVKAAGAEPVLYPDAGDGSEAPEEMGEGFDRVVDTALASLPALTRAFDRDRPDLVLCDVYAFAGLLLGASRQTPVVVASPTHLAYDGIVPEFFGVPGLPQIPGFGKLTAAFAEHGVDSARILELVHPEHAVAFFPRAFQRRADTVAARNVAYVGPALGDRSYQGSWQPPRPDLPVLLVSLGSQFTRRPDFYRSCVQAFAELPWHVVMSVGHAVAPDELGPLPDTVEVHPHVPQLAVLAHADAFVTHAGMGGTMEALHYGVPLVAVPQMAEQRVNAARIEQLRLGVHLPRETVTPEALREAVLRVSSDRDVRAGVAAMRREITEAGGAGAAADLIERAL
- a CDS encoding wax ester/triacylglycerol synthase domain-containing protein, with translation MPGSHLPLMEEGMARWPFGPPNAGIALEFTGVPPEPDELRALVGDRWKALPRLTQTLVAPGGPRTGLAWWTGRHRWARRDGHDLGRQVDEVDGTLRDAVRLWFHTPFPADRPPWSLHLLRGSAEGEFSLLFRMHHSLLDGRSLTTLLRALFDDGGPLDGAASLAVPGPRRRTVRPAPAAGGPPGLLTAGRAVPLPHQGAREPAYTVVRLRADVLRAAREAASARTATTNEVFLATVSGVLRSCLSAAEAAHPAAGAVPDGDRIGDWTGHGDRARAKERGRERSREPGQVWLSVPVDERPDDCGEFLGNAFANVRVPAPVTLSDPAARLAACTGLLTPVTRPRRTSERLFESTLAAVPGATMALAGGKIFAPAYAPAACSYVHLREQGQTLAGRPLRRLTIVPMVPPADTATFALGGCTRGHTLSVATNSGSQDAELLAEAFLDELTLLAERTP
- a CDS encoding PIN domain nuclease; translated protein: MNAAQFLIDTSALARFMREDAEQYGWDQAAAAGLIATCAITELEFFHSARSAADRARGIEDMRMIFGWVPVDDRAYDRAWQVQEALTKKGKHRSAGAVDLVVAATAELQGLTLLHRDHDFACIAAVTGQALQWYGPESGK
- a CDS encoding DNA polymerase III subunit gamma and tau; translation: MSSLALYRRYRPESFAEVIGQEHVTDPLQQALRNNRVNHAYLFSGPRGCGKTTSARILARCLNCEQGPTPTPCGECESCKDLARNGPGSIDVIEIDAASHGGVDDARDLREKAFFGPARSRYKIYIIDEAHMVTSAGFNALLKVVEEPPEHLKFIFATTEPEKVIGTIRSRTHHYPFRLVPPGTLREYLGEVCGQEGIPVEDGVLPLVVRSGAGSVRDSMSVMDQLLAGADEAGVTYAMATSLLGYTESSLLDSVVEAFATGDGAAAFEVVDRIIEGGNDPRRFVADLLERLRDLVILAAVPDAAEKGLIDAPVDVIERMQAQAGVFGAAELSRAADLVNEGLTEMRGATSPRLQLELICARVMLPAAYGDERSVMARLDRIERGVQAAAQGAPVMQGAPAVQTAPMTTMASTTPAMGYVPGPEVHGGGAAAARAAVRGQGQAPGQPQGPGQGQSQGAGQGAGAHVPAPVQAAPPAPSATSAAVQPAAPPPVPEAAAPPVEEAPVQPAPGAWPTATAAGSGRRPGGWPTATPAGGGGRPPAPPAAPAPAAAQGVPAAPAAAPAGHVPPVGGPDPRMLWPNILDAVKNRRRFTWILLSQNAHVAGFDGTTLQVGFVSAGARDNFASSGSEDVLRQALSEQFNVQWKIDAVVDPSGGSAPPAAGGFGGGFGGGGAAAGGAPGGYGGPGGPGGSGGPGGYGGGGSTGPSAMASAASPAPAASAGPARQASSPGPAGPAADASRPAPSRPAVHEPVAPEDDTPEDDDPDLNESALSGYELIVRELGATVVEEFTNE
- the purD gene encoding phosphoribosylamine--glycine ligase, whose protein sequence is MNVLVIGSGAREHALCRSLSLDPAVTALYCAPGNAGIAEVAELHQVDALDGEAVSALAVELGAELVVVGPEAPLVAGVADAVREAGIPVFGPSKEAAQLEGSKAFAKDVMAAAGVPTARSYVCTTPEEAAEALDAFGPPYVVKDDGLAAGKGVVVTGDLEVASAHAAACDRVVIEEFLDGPEVSLFAITDGVSVVPLQPAQDFKRALDGDEGPNTGGMGAYSPLPWADPKLVEEVLETVLQPTVDEMRRRGTPFSGLLYAGLAITGRGVRVIEFNARFGDPETQVVLARLRTPLAGVLKAAATGDLADLPALRWSDDAAVTVVIASHNYPDAPRTGDPITGLAEVAAEDAPHAYVLHAGTKQDGDAVVSAGGRVLSVTASGADLGEARERAYRAVARIGLDGSQHRTDIAARVAGA